In Daphnia magna isolate NIES linkage group LG6, ASM2063170v1.1, whole genome shotgun sequence, the following are encoded in one genomic region:
- the LOC116920640 gene encoding uncharacterized protein LOC116920640: protein MVLLTNLAFVQKVQKVYVIHPELSSRPELSKNGFVTKGFILFNEITYFNWGIFCRYVRQVFWFQVFDFRFCAVGNRSTFASHSCRLTQVLRGTHSCTFSLGRFINVLTTRLVHGATTRGAESPPCMSEPVDVFDGDFFFGWLWSPTMAAPAAANTRPFRPYGTAPPFDMDDYKDSFEIWHAQWDIFLELSTINTALDAADQPRYKANVLKSCMSKSTLTVLLTSGMSATDLQDPDKIITALRDRCNAGRNCHVWRQQFSSRVQRDKEAIDDWLCDLRSISSKCEFGADCCAACEPTRILGQLVFGVRSDDDRRKLLEQGPTLKLDDALKTLRLTEATRKQSANLKGSDASSISRMSQSTYKKNKSSNQQKKVSFESKTDTHSSAAKRGSALKVSGCFNCGSKEHHKRVDCPASGKECHACGKRGHFSSVCSKEKNKKSGDVRSISVHSTTVGAVTAAELVDIFVAPKSSSGSTAQVRFLPDTGAELDAIPRETFRRAFQGVKLAPAASPETATGSPIVNDGTFTATLNWNADDDSRRPITATVHVLQDLKQAVLSKSSQKKLGMLPESYPHARVSTLALSAITDVETDTSPSSSLLFPHLLSRPPAPMTVAALEPGVTGERKAADLKNLMTGFRVIFDGVCRPMKGPPCHFELKADATPVSMRGSRPVAVPLMQKLKDELELQEKQGIIRKVTEPTAWVHPMVVVLKKCGGIRITVDFHFLNDKIIRPCFESPTPFQAVRTI from the exons ATGGTTTTACTAACAAATTTAGCTTTCGTTCAGAAG GTCCAAAAGGTTTATGTAATTCATCCAGAACTGAGCAGTAGGCCCGAGCTCTCCAAGAATGGTTTTGTGACGAAAGGCTTCATACTTTTCAACGAGATCACGTATTTCAATTGGGGTATTTTCTGCCGTTACGTTCGCCAAGTCTTCTGGTTTCAAGTTTTTGA tttccGTTTTTGTGCCGTTGGCAATCGTTCAACGTTCGCTAGCCACTCTTGCCGGTTGACTCAAGTGTTACGGGGCACCCACTCGTGTACATTTTCTCTCGGTCGGTTCATCAACGTCCTTACCACGAGATTAGTTCACGGCGCCACCACTAGAGGCGCCGAATCACCACCGTGTATGAGCGAGCCGGTCGACGTTTTCGACGGGGATTTTTTCTTCGGTTGGCTCTGGAGTCCTACAATGGCTGCCCCCGCTGCTGCCAACACGAGGCCTTTCCGGCCTTACGGCACTGCCCCTCCATTTGACATGGATGATTACAAAGACTCGTTTGAGATTTGGCACGCACAATGGGACATTTTCCTCGAGCTCTCCACCATCAACACGGCCCTCGACGCAGCCGACCAGCCACGATACAAGGCAAACGTCCTCAAGTCGTGCATGTCGAAGTCTACTCTCACAGTGCTCCTTACTTCCGGTATGTCGGCCACCGATCTTCAAGATCCCGACAAAATCATCACGGCGCTCCGGGATAGATGCAATGCCGGCCGTAACTGCCATGTGTGGCGCCAACAATTCTCGTCCCGCGTCCAACGAGACAAAGAAGCTATTGATGACTGGCTATGCGATCTGCGCTCTATCTCCAGCAAGTGCGAGTTTGGTGCCGACTGTTGTGCTGCTTGTGAACCCACCCGAATTCTGGGTCAACTCGTATTCGGCGTGCGCAGCGACGACGACAGGCGGAAGCTGTTAGAGCAAGGGCCCACTTTGAAATTGGATGATGCCCTCAAGACGCTGCGCCTCACGGAAGCTACTCGCAAACAGTCAGCTAATTTGAAAGGTAGTGACGCCAGTTCCATCTCGCGGATGTCTCAATCCACgtacaaaaagaacaaaagcaGCAATCAACAAAAGAAGGTTTCATTCGAGTCGAAAACGGATACACACTCGTCCGCTGCCAAGCGTGGTAGCGCATTGAAGGTCAGTGGTTGTTTCAACTGTGGTAGCAAGGAACACCACAAGAGGGTGGATTGTCCGGCATCCGGGAAAGAGTGTCACGCTTGTGGCAAAAGAGGCCACTTTTCGTCAGTCTGCAGCAAAGAGAAGAACAAGAAGTCGGGCGATGTACGCTCAATCAGCGTTCACTCCACTACAGTCGGTGCAGTCACAGCAGCCGAACTCGTCGATATCTTCGTCGCTCCAAAAAGTTCTTCAGGATCTACTGCCCAGGTGCGCTTCCTGCCGGACACAGGGGCTGAACTCGACGCCATCCCGCGCGAAACGTTTCGCCGAGCCTTTCAAGGCGTCAAACTCGCGCCAGCCGCCTCTCCAGAGACCGCCACAGGATCGCCGATCGTGAACGATGGTACCTTCACTGCTACGCTCAACTGGAACGCAGACGATGATTCGAGACGGCCCATCACGGCAACAGTTCACGTTCTACAAGATCTTAAGCAGGCCGTGCTCTCCAAATCGTCTCAAAAGAAACTGGGTATGTTGCCTGAATCATACCCTCATGCTCGTGTGAGCACGCTCGCCCTGTCGGCCATCACAGACGTCGAAACGGACACCAGTCCAAGTTCATCCCTGCTCTTCCCTCACCTCCTCTCGCGCCCACCAGCACCAATGACGGTCGCAGCGCTCGAGCCAGGCGTCACAGGCGAACGAAAAGCAGCCGATCTCAAGAACCTTATGACCGGTTTCCGGGTCATTTTCGACGGTGTTTGCCGCCCAATGAAAGGCCCGCCTTGTCACTTCGAACTGAAGGCAGACGCTACACCGGTATCGATGCGCGGATCACGCCCGGTTGCAGTCCCACTCATGCAGAAGCTCAAAGACGAGCTCGAACTCCAGGAAAAGCAAGGCATCATTCGGAAAGTGACTGAACCAACAGCTTGGGTTCACCCAATGGTCGTAGTGCTCAAAAAGTGCGGCGGGATCCGGATCACCGTGGATTTCCATTTTCTAAATGACAAAATCATCCGCCCATGCTTTGAGTCGCCCACCCCGTTCCAGGCCGTGCGCACCATC